One Campylobacter concisus DNA window includes the following coding sequences:
- a CDS encoding CCA tRNA nucleotidyltransferase, producing MQTSKIDYKISQNNKFEAKTGTSIYKNSELDFFRSLFAPFSKRVYLVGGCVRDALLGREIYDYDIEVYDIEPLKFDELMAGIKASGVGKSYFIYKYKNYDLGLPRSESKTGNSHKDFAVSYINDPALASLRRDFTVNAMMMNIFNGEILDFHGGKKDLESKTLRHIDSEKFKEDPLRVLRGVQFSARLGFSIADETLELMKTLDLAHLSKDRINTELIKFFRSEHLEKGAFYLFKLSLFKEIFGVQIRKNDEFLAELKSARNFVDDERLFLYMLFGKFELDAKEILEKMRLPKSYFSILKEPFFKAMPSDRELLEIALNMPLKSWLGAYNKERIERAKELGIYERKFEPKIDVREILAAGFKNEMIAAEIKRAQELEISRYLSERKFRKS from the coding sequence TTGCAAACATCGAAAATAGACTACAAAATCTCTCAAAATAATAAATTTGAGGCAAAAACCGGTACAAGCATTTACAAAAATAGCGAGCTAGACTTTTTTAGATCGCTATTTGCCCCTTTTAGCAAGCGCGTCTATCTAGTAGGTGGCTGCGTGAGAGATGCGCTTTTGGGACGAGAAATTTATGATTATGACATCGAAGTTTATGACATCGAGCCTCTTAAATTTGACGAGCTAATGGCCGGCATAAAGGCTAGTGGTGTTGGTAAAAGCTACTTCATCTACAAATATAAAAACTACGATCTTGGGCTGCCACGAAGCGAGAGCAAAACTGGAAATTCGCACAAAGACTTTGCCGTAAGCTACATAAATGATCCAGCTCTTGCAAGCCTAAGGCGCGATTTTACGGTAAATGCCATGATGATGAATATCTTTAACGGCGAAATTTTAGACTTTCATGGTGGCAAAAAGGACCTTGAGAGCAAGACACTAAGGCACATCGATAGTGAGAAATTTAAAGAAGATCCGCTAAGGGTGCTACGTGGCGTGCAGTTTAGCGCTAGGCTTGGTTTTAGCATAGCTGACGAGACGCTAGAGCTTATGAAGACGCTTGATCTAGCGCATCTAAGCAAGGATAGGATAAATACCGAACTCATTAAATTTTTTCGCTCAGAGCATCTTGAAAAAGGGGCGTTTTATCTTTTTAAACTTTCGCTTTTTAAAGAAATTTTTGGCGTGCAAATTCGCAAGAATGATGAGTTCTTGGCTGAGCTAAAGAGTGCTAGAAATTTCGTAGATGATGAGAGGCTGTTTTTGTATATGCTTTTTGGTAAATTTGAGCTTGACGCAAAGGAAATTTTAGAGAAAATGCGCCTGCCAAAGAGCTACTTTTCTATCTTAAAAGAGCCCTTTTTTAAAGCTATGCCAAGTGATAGAGAGCTACTAGAAATTGCTCTAAATATGCCCTTAAAATCGTGGCTTGGAGCTTATAATAAAGAGCGCATAGAGCGCGCAAAAGAGCTTGGGATTTATGAGCGTAAATTTGAGCCAAAGATAGATGTGAGAGAGATCTTGGCGGCTGGCTTTAAAAACGAGATGATAGCAGCTGAGATAAAGCGCGCTCAGGAGCTTGAAATTTCAAGATATCTTAGCGAGCGCAAATTTAGAAAATCTTAA
- a CDS encoding DsrE/DsrF/TusD sulfur relay family protein, with protein sequence MKKFLFILTNQPYSGTDNAYNALRLARALKEKGEEVRIFLMNDAVDLARNSTKKPENYDIDLVAMLKELYAGGAMLKVCGSCQTRCGLHVGEPYFEAEVKGSMDILSEWVRECDQVMTF encoded by the coding sequence ATGAAAAAATTTCTATTTATACTTACAAATCAGCCATATAGCGGCACAGACAACGCTTACAACGCACTAAGGCTAGCTAGAGCGTTAAAAGAAAAGGGCGAAGAGGTTAGGATCTTTCTTATGAATGACGCGGTCGATCTTGCGCGAAATAGCACTAAAAAGCCAGAAAACTACGACATTGATCTAGTAGCGATGCTAAAGGAGCTTTACGCTGGTGGCGCGATGCTTAAGGTTTGTGGCAGTTGCCAAACAAGGTGCGGTTTGCATGTGGGAGAGCCTTATTTTGAGGCTGAGGTGAAAGGCAGTATGGATATCTTGTCCGAGTGGGTGAGAGAGTGCGATCAGGTGATGACATTTTAG
- a CDS encoding phosphoethanolamine transferase translates to MININKFREVSFFKFLTLFIIYMLFVNHIFLYKGVFLGFLETNSLSFSTLFFTIMCIFLASLFASVFCIVFLPYLLKPFAIFIIIVSSICSYFMSNYGVIINKEMLLNVLHTDNKEAFSYLSINLVLWFVFATILPCIYVVFVKINYSSFKNSLKIRLKIIAFSIVTIAIIFSLTSKIFIPFFREHIYLKTVLLPSYPVYSAIKLAQILLQKPLPFTYVADDATLTNDKKKILVLIVGETQRSKNYSLNGYTKNDTNKFTKQKDVVSFTNFYSCGTATETSVPCLFSDLKRENFSNRKAKARENLVDIINKLGIKTYFFGNNSGGCKGVCDNLDQNHTSEHRAEGFDEVIFDEAKKVIKDVNSTTFIVLHLQGSHGPIYYKGYPSKFKEFTPTCDTAELNKCTPDEIANTYDNTILYEDYLQSELINALEAKKDKFEVAMFFFSDHGESLGENGIYLHGLPYSIAPDEQKHIPAIVFSSDSELLKRLRSKRDESLSHDFIFSSVLGYFGVKTKAYEPEFDIFRE, encoded by the coding sequence ATGATTAATATCAATAAATTTAGAGAAGTAAGTTTTTTTAAATTTTTAACTTTATTTATAATATATATGCTTTTTGTAAATCATATATTTTTATATAAAGGCGTTTTTTTAGGATTTTTAGAAACAAACTCGCTTTCTTTTTCTACCTTATTTTTCACAATTATGTGCATATTTCTTGCATCACTTTTTGCAAGCGTATTTTGCATTGTATTTCTGCCTTATTTATTAAAACCCTTTGCTATTTTTATAATTATTGTTAGCTCGATTTGTTCTTATTTTATGTCAAATTACGGCGTTATCATAAACAAAGAGATGCTACTAAACGTCCTTCATACTGATAATAAAGAAGCTTTTAGCTATTTAAGCATAAATTTAGTATTGTGGTTTGTATTTGCAACTATTTTGCCATGCATTTATGTTGTTTTCGTAAAAATCAATTATAGTAGCTTTAAAAATAGTCTAAAAATTAGATTAAAGATTATCGCTTTTTCGATCGTTACTATCGCTATTATTTTTTCACTAACTTCAAAAATTTTCATACCATTTTTTAGAGAACACATTTACTTAAAAACAGTCTTACTTCCGTCTTATCCAGTATATTCTGCCATAAAATTAGCTCAAATTTTGCTTCAAAAACCGCTCCCTTTTACCTACGTGGCAGATGACGCAACGCTTACTAACGATAAAAAGAAAATTTTAGTTTTGATAGTTGGCGAGACACAAAGGAGCAAAAACTACTCGCTAAATGGCTACACTAAAAACGATACAAACAAATTTACCAAACAAAAAGATGTGGTAAGTTTTACAAATTTCTACTCATGCGGAACCGCGACAGAAACTAGCGTGCCTTGCCTATTTTCAGACTTAAAGCGAGAAAATTTTAGCAACCGCAAAGCCAAAGCTCGTGAAAATTTAGTTGATATCATCAACAAACTTGGCATAAAAACATACTTTTTTGGCAACAATAGTGGCGGTTGCAAGGGCGTTTGCGACAATCTTGATCAAAACCACACTTCAGAGCACAGAGCAGAAGGCTTTGATGAAGTGATATTTGATGAGGCAAAAAAGGTCATAAAAGATGTAAATTCCACTACATTTATCGTGCTACATTTGCAAGGCTCACATGGCCCTATCTACTACAAAGGCTATCCAAGTAAATTTAAAGAATTCACCCCAACCTGCGACACCGCCGAGCTAAACAAATGCACGCCAGATGAGATAGCAAACACCTATGACAACACCATTTTATATGAGGACTATCTACAAAGCGAGCTGATAAACGCCCTTGAAGCAAAAAAAGATAAATTTGAAGTTGCCATGTTCTTTTTCTCAGATCACGGAGAGAGCCTAGGCGAAAATGGCATATATTTACATGGCCTGCCTTACTCCATCGCTCCAGATGAGCAAAAACATATCCCAGCCATCGTCTTTTCAAGCGATAGCGAGCTTTTAAAAAGGCTAAGAAGTAAGAGAGATGAAAGCCTTTCGCATGATTTTATCTTTAGCTCAGTTCTTGGATATTTTGGGGTAAAAACTAAGGCTTACGAGCCAGAATTTGATATTTTTAGGGAGTAA
- a CDS encoding CiaD-like domain-containing protein, with product MKLDDIARMAISEVSAELEKIEALQNKKQEELERENLKKELLAIETADEQVLEEPKVEASVLSVSSAQSEPEPKVTQILPKSREISDEEIFLANLAERIEVLFEGLKQTSEQDLSQRLELTTKFLEFTLANIENRLQNLSK from the coding sequence ATGAAGCTTGATGATATCGCTAGGATGGCTATTAGTGAGGTTAGCGCCGAGCTTGAGAAGATAGAGGCACTGCAAAACAAAAAGCAAGAAGAGCTTGAAAGGGAGAATCTAAAAAAAGAGCTTTTAGCAATAGAAACTGCTGATGAGCAAGTGCTTGAAGAGCCAAAAGTAGAGGCAAGCGTGCTAAGCGTGTCAAGTGCGCAAAGCGAACCAGAGCCAAAGGTGACGCAAATTTTGCCAAAGAGCAGGGAGATAAGTGATGAAGAAATTTTCTTAGCAAACCTTGCTGAGCGCATCGAGGTGCTTTTTGAGGGGCTTAAGCAAACTAGCGAGCAAGACCTTAGTCAAAGGCTCGAGCTAACTACTAAATTTTTAGAATTTACCCTTGCAAACATCGAAAATAGACTACAAAATCTCTCAAAATAA
- a CDS encoding DUF4299 family protein translates to MSLTFSVKNKKKLLGGYAKALSEREISALVEGLFFFNSEQEEPSANELGADVMIAGVWKKSVRGFELNYEDGEYIVRVYTPSGVGDWQIALELLSKLSAQTGSKIECDNEKIYDSEQILKFDYEADIMWGLEALKDIKEKNQTLYISGVERDVAFDAVMVDEIFASASPAAKFDEMMRRVQYLDAYSAKEHLYQDKDGSEIFGAYTLSENLPTILPYAPAPSWQAQEALGDRKVSRWVLTLVIGVHDNNAHVLDECEYGAFMANLPKEKYYFIDAANVLVEPLSEDEMKEILQKAKA, encoded by the coding sequence ATGAGTTTGACATTTAGTGTAAAAAATAAAAAGAAGCTACTTGGCGGATATGCAAAGGCGCTAAGCGAGCGTGAAATTTCAGCTCTTGTTGAGGGACTTTTCTTTTTTAACAGCGAGCAAGAGGAGCCAAGCGCAAATGAGCTGGGCGCTGACGTGATGATAGCGGGCGTGTGGAAAAAGAGCGTTCGTGGCTTTGAGCTAAATTACGAAGATGGCGAGTATATCGTGCGTGTTTATACTCCAAGTGGCGTCGGCGACTGGCAGATCGCACTTGAGCTACTCTCAAAGCTCTCAGCCCAAACTGGCTCAAAAATAGAGTGCGATAACGAAAAAATTTATGATAGTGAGCAAATTTTAAAATTTGACTACGAGGCTGACATCATGTGGGGGCTTGAAGCGTTAAAAGATATAAAAGAGAAAAATCAAACGCTTTACATCTCTGGCGTGGAGCGAGACGTGGCGTTTGATGCGGTTATGGTAGATGAAATCTTTGCCAGTGCCAGCCCTGCGGCTAAATTTGATGAGATGATGAGACGGGTGCAGTATCTTGACGCATACAGCGCAAAAGAGCACCTCTATCAAGACAAAGACGGAAGCGAAATTTTTGGCGCATATACGCTTAGTGAAAACTTACCGACCATCTTGCCTTACGCTCCAGCTCCGTCGTGGCAGGCGCAAGAGGCGCTTGGGGATCGCAAGGTCTCGCGCTGGGTGCTAACGCTGGTTATAGGTGTGCACGATAACAACGCTCACGTGCTTGATGAGTGCGAATATGGAGCTTTCATGGCAAATTTGCCAAAAGAGAAATACTACTTCATTGACGCTGCAAACGTGCTTGTTGAGCCACTTAGTGAAGATGAGATGAAAGAAATTTTGCAAAAGGCAAAGGCTTAA
- a CDS encoding helix-hairpin-helix domain-containing protein: MKRLKILLCLALASFAYGADLNTASKSELMSLGLNKSQALNVIKYRKAHKFTSVEELEKVQGIGFNDMQKVKEKLSVKDGQKAKKAEPEKKSKNKKLKSKKKKK, from the coding sequence ATGAAAAGATTAAAAATTTTACTTTGTCTAGCGCTTGCAAGCTTTGCATACGGCGCTGATCTAAACACAGCTAGCAAGAGCGAGCTAATGAGCCTTGGGCTAAACAAAAGCCAGGCACTAAACGTCATAAAGTATAGAAAAGCTCATAAATTTACAAGTGTCGAGGAGCTTGAGAAGGTTCAAGGCATCGGCTTTAACGACATGCAAAAGGTCAAAGAAAAGCTTAGTGTAAAAGATGGCCAAAAGGCGAAAAAGGCTGAGCCTGAAAAGAAGTCAAAAAACAAGAAACTAAAAAGCAAGAAAAAGAAGAAATAG
- a CDS encoding 3-isopropylmalate dehydratase small subunit yields MKQGKVWKFGDNIDTDIIIAARYLNTSDEKELAKHIMEDADPKFSSKIAKGDIIVAGENFGCGSSREHAPLALKEAGIAAVVAKSFARIFYRNSFNTGLLILEIKETDEINEGDTLKIDVDNGVIVNESTKKEYKFNAIPPFMQELLNAGGLIEYAKAKMN; encoded by the coding sequence ATGAAACAAGGCAAAGTTTGGAAATTTGGCGATAATATCGACACTGACATCATCATCGCCGCAAGATATTTAAACACTTCAGACGAAAAAGAGCTAGCAAAACACATCATGGAAGACGCTGATCCTAAATTTAGCTCAAAAATAGCAAAAGGCGACATCATCGTAGCTGGCGAAAATTTTGGCTGCGGCAGCTCAAGAGAGCACGCCCCATTAGCGCTAAAAGAGGCTGGCATAGCAGCTGTTGTGGCTAAGAGCTTTGCGAGGATTTTTTATAGAAACAGCTTTAACACAGGGCTTTTGATACTTGAGATCAAAGAAACCGATGAGATAAACGAGGGTGACACGCTAAAGATCGACGTAGATAACGGCGTCATCGTAAATGAAAGCACAAAAAAAGAGTATAAATTTAACGCTATCCCGCCATTTATGCAAGAGCTTTTAAACGCTGGCGGCCTTATTGAATACGCAAAAGCGAAGATGAACTAA
- a CDS encoding endonuclease/exonuclease/phosphatase family protein, giving the protein MRALFALVFAVLMAFASEISIATYNVQNLFDCKDDGSEYPDFKSNTSKWDCEAASSKLKRTRQVIDALDTDIIALEEVENEQVLKALVDGSEYKFIAFSKAKNSPVGLALISKIKPSGSEIFEVPNVKTRNILKVIFEVEGKKFGVFVNHFPAYKNGINMQKKAERTLRAALGNEQNAIVLGDFNSPYGQKSILNDIIATRGFYDLYSFLAPKDRYSHAVHGKKRAIDHVLLSPSFMANGDLSYVDGSFEVFKPSFVLDEHGFAKSDLYSDHFALKFKISTKPSPAKSNENLKKEAKKVEDQNYKKANIETLFEHPEALPALVERAVVILKDKHGFIVSKNRRGIYVYDPKNSVGVGDELDVLIRRVKFYKETLEVSSYEIINEHGTKDVSENLLDSSKLSIARSGDVIDKISGRLESGYLHTPHGKIRVYSKKRLKDGEYSFERARMKIYKNEKEIVME; this is encoded by the coding sequence TTGAGAGCGCTCTTTGCATTAGTTTTTGCCGTTTTGATGGCGTTTGCTAGCGAGATAAGTATCGCAACTTATAACGTGCAAAATTTATTTGACTGCAAGGACGATGGCAGCGAATATCCCGACTTTAAATCTAACACTTCAAAGTGGGACTGCGAGGCGGCTAGCTCAAAACTAAAAAGAACAAGGCAGGTCATAGATGCCCTAGATACCGACATCATCGCACTTGAAGAGGTTGAAAACGAGCAGGTTTTAAAGGCTTTGGTTGATGGCAGCGAGTATAAATTTATAGCCTTTAGCAAGGCAAAAAACTCTCCAGTTGGGCTAGCTCTCATATCAAAGATAAAGCCAAGTGGCAGTGAAATTTTTGAAGTGCCAAATGTAAAAACTAGAAACATTTTAAAGGTTATTTTTGAGGTGGAGGGTAAGAAATTTGGCGTTTTTGTTAATCACTTCCCAGCTTATAAAAACGGCATAAATATGCAAAAAAAGGCTGAAAGAACGCTAAGAGCTGCTCTTGGTAACGAGCAAAATGCCATAGTTTTAGGCGATTTTAACTCACCTTATGGGCAAAAATCCATCTTAAATGATATCATCGCAACTCGTGGATTTTACGATCTTTATAGCTTTTTAGCCCCAAAAGATAGATACTCTCATGCAGTCCATGGCAAAAAGCGTGCCATTGATCACGTTTTGCTCTCGCCTAGCTTTATGGCAAATGGCGATCTAAGCTACGTTGATGGCAGTTTTGAAGTCTTTAAACCAAGCTTTGTGCTTGATGAGCATGGCTTTGCAAAGAGCGATCTTTATTCAGACCACTTTGCGCTCAAATTTAAAATCTCAACCAAACCAAGTCCTGCTAAATCAAATGAAAATTTAAAAAAAGAAGCTAAAAAAGTAGAAGATCAAAACTATAAAAAAGCTAATATAGAGACGCTTTTTGAGCATCCTGAGGCCTTGCCAGCACTTGTGGAGCGAGCTGTTGTCATCTTAAAAGATAAGCATGGCTTTATTGTTTCAAAAAATCGCCGTGGAATTTACGTTTATGATCCTAAAAATAGCGTCGGCGTGGGCGATGAGCTTGACGTTTTGATCAGGCGAGTGAAATTTTACAAAGAGACGCTTGAAGTAAGCTCTTATGAGATCATAAATGAGCATGGCACAAAAGATGTGAGCGAAAATTTACTTGATAGCTCAAAGCTAAGCATTGCAAGAAGCGGCGATGTAATCGATAAAATTTCAGGTAGGCTAGAGAGCGGCTACTTACATACGCCGCATGGCAAGATCAGAGTTTATAGCAAAAAAAGGCTAAAAGATGGCGAGTATAGCTTTGAGCGGGCAAGGATGAAAATTTATAAAAACGAAAAAGAGATCGTTATGGAGTAG
- the glyS gene encoding glycine--tRNA ligase subunit beta — protein MKELLLEIGVEELPAIPFLRELPNINAKWQAVLEKYNIKSEFKFYYTPRRLVFFHEKFPQAQPDSVASFVGAPKQVALKDGAFTKAALSFANKCGISESELKFKEIDGKEVLYYEKEVKGEPVAKIMGDMVEEFLKSLSFGKSMRWGNGEFEFIRPIRSFLCLLGDEVIKFNKFGVESSNSTYPHRSISYDKIKISNIKEYFEGSKSRGIVLEADEREKIILDEFEKISQKSGLKIEIDKELLAEVVAITEYPTALLGSFEEEFLEVPSEVIITSMKENQRYFPVFKDGKLANGFVVVSNAITQDYSLIIKGNEKVLRARLSDAMFFWQSDLKAEFSPEKLKNITYLKELGSIYEKELRELKVAKKLAKNYDELLKKEAGEYAAKLERAVMLSKADLTTQMVYEFTELQGIMGAYYAKAKNEDENVVLAIKEQYLPDGEEAQCPSKVFSSVVALSNKLDTLMGLFSIGKIPSGTKDPYALRRAANGVIKIVLAHNLKFNVKEILEDIAKDYKKFDVEVLINFILDRLYTFFDANASIVKACIKSGEKDILELTKMIEALAKISSEPNFRENFSTFKRLANIIKDDKFSKVDESLFEIDAEKALNDAFKAVDKSLAYEPRLKALFALKPQIDEFFDKVMINVENEKVRNNRVAIIGQIYSEILKVADIKEISF, from the coding sequence ATGAAAGAGTTGTTACTAGAGATCGGAGTCGAGGAGCTCCCAGCGATACCATTTTTAAGGGAGCTGCCAAACATCAACGCTAAATGGCAGGCTGTGCTTGAAAAATATAACATCAAAAGCGAGTTTAAATTTTACTACACGCCGCGCCGTTTGGTCTTTTTCCATGAAAAATTCCCGCAGGCTCAGCCAGATAGCGTGGCTAGTTTTGTCGGCGCGCCAAAGCAAGTAGCGCTAAAAGACGGAGCTTTTACAAAGGCGGCGCTTAGCTTTGCAAATAAATGCGGCATAAGCGAGAGTGAACTTAAATTTAAAGAGATAGACGGCAAAGAGGTGCTTTACTACGAAAAAGAGGTAAAGGGCGAGCCGGTTGCTAAGATAATGGGCGACATGGTCGAGGAGTTTTTAAAGAGCCTTAGCTTTGGCAAGTCTATGCGCTGGGGCAATGGCGAGTTTGAATTTATCCGCCCGATAAGATCGTTTTTGTGCTTGCTTGGTGATGAGGTCATTAAATTTAACAAATTTGGCGTAGAGAGCAGTAACTCTACCTATCCTCACAGAAGCATCAGCTACGACAAGATAAAAATTTCAAATATAAAAGAGTATTTTGAAGGCTCAAAGAGCCGTGGGATCGTGCTTGAAGCGGACGAGAGAGAAAAGATAATCCTTGATGAGTTTGAAAAGATCAGTCAAAAAAGTGGGCTAAAGATCGAGATAGATAAAGAGCTGCTAGCTGAAGTAGTGGCGATCACCGAGTATCCAACAGCGCTTCTTGGCTCGTTTGAAGAGGAGTTTTTGGAGGTGCCAAGCGAGGTCATCATCACATCGATGAAAGAAAATCAGCGCTACTTCCCGGTCTTTAAAGATGGCAAGCTCGCAAATGGCTTTGTGGTCGTTAGTAACGCCATAACGCAAGACTACTCACTCATTATTAAAGGCAACGAAAAGGTGCTAAGAGCAAGACTAAGTGACGCGATGTTCTTTTGGCAAAGCGACCTTAAGGCCGAATTTAGCCCAGAAAAACTAAAAAATATAACCTACCTAAAAGAGCTTGGAAGCATCTATGAAAAAGAGCTTAGAGAACTAAAAGTGGCTAAAAAACTAGCTAAGAACTATGATGAGCTACTTAAAAAAGAGGCTGGCGAGTACGCGGCTAAGCTGGAGCGAGCTGTGATGCTAAGCAAGGCTGATCTTACAACGCAGATGGTTTATGAATTTACCGAGCTTCAAGGCATCATGGGTGCTTACTACGCAAAGGCTAAAAATGAGGATGAAAACGTCGTTTTAGCGATAAAAGAGCAGTATCTGCCAGACGGAGAGGAGGCGCAGTGCCCAAGCAAGGTCTTTAGCTCGGTTGTGGCGCTTTCAAATAAGCTTGATACGCTAATGGGGCTCTTTAGCATCGGCAAAATACCAAGCGGCACGAAAGACCCATACGCTCTAAGACGCGCGGCAAATGGCGTGATAAAGATCGTTTTGGCGCATAATCTGAAATTTAACGTAAAAGAAATTTTAGAAGACATTGCAAAAGATTATAAGAAATTTGACGTCGAAGTGCTTATAAATTTCATCCTTGATAGGCTCTATACATTCTTTGACGCAAATGCTTCTATCGTAAAAGCGTGCATAAAAAGCGGCGAAAAGGACATCTTGGAGCTAACTAAGATGATAGAGGCACTTGCTAAAATTTCAAGCGAGCCAAATTTTAGAGAGAATTTCTCGACATTTAAGCGCCTTGCAAACATCATAAAAGATGATAAATTTAGCAAGGTCGATGAGAGCCTCTTTGAGATAGATGCAGAAAAGGCCTTAAATGACGCGTTTAAAGCAGTTGATAAGAGCCTAGCATACGAGCCAAGGCTAAAAGCGCTATTTGCTCTAAAGCCGCAGATAGATGAGTTTTTTGACAAAGTTATGATAAACGTTGAAAACGAGAAAGTGCGAAATAACCGCGTCGCGATCATCGGTCAAATTTATAGCGAGATACTAAAAGTAGCTGATATAAAAGAGATCAGCTTTTAA
- a CDS encoding tRNA (cytidine(34)-2'-O)-methyltransferase, with translation MFNIVLVHPQIPQNTGAIGRMCVNANLKLHIVKPTVFDLSEKAVRRAGLDYWKILKPQIWQSLDEFLEANLSHKERFFFATTKTNRLYYDAKFEPGDFIFFGGESTGLPREFMDINFKNAITIPMGKEGRSLNLAMSAGIIAYEAIRQNISKFDFRSEV, from the coding sequence ATGTTTAACATAGTCCTAGTCCATCCTCAGATACCGCAAAACACCGGAGCTATCGGCAGAATGTGCGTAAATGCAAATTTAAAGCTGCACATCGTTAAGCCAACTGTCTTTGACCTGAGCGAAAAGGCTGTTAGACGTGCTGGGCTTGATTATTGGAAAATCCTAAAGCCACAAATTTGGCAGAGTCTAGATGAGTTTTTGGAGGCAAATTTAAGCCACAAAGAGCGATTTTTCTTTGCTACGACTAAGACAAACAGACTTTACTACGACGCTAAATTTGAGCCAGGAGATTTTATATTTTTTGGTGGAGAGAGCACAGGACTGCCAAGAGAGTTTATGGATATAAATTTTAAAAATGCCATAACGATCCCGATGGGGAAAGAGGGCAGGAGCTTAAATTTAGCCATGAGTGCTGGTATCATCGCGTATGAGGCGATCAGGCAAAACATCTCTAAATTTGACTTTAGGAGCGAGGTTTGA
- the leuB gene encoding 3-isopropylmalate dehydrogenase: protein MKNYKICVIKGDGIGPEIIDEAIKVLDVVSAEFGIKFEYDYKLMGGAAYDVFGEPLPDETLSSALSSDAVLFGAIGGEKWDSLPRHLRPESGLLKIRKELEAYANLRPAIIFDELVDASTLKPEVLKGVDFVVVRELTGGLYFGQPREKGEDRAFNTMVYSKFEIERIAKIAFETAMLRKKKVCMVDKANVLETSQLWREVTSEVAKGYPEVELSFMYVDNAAMQLVRAPANFDVILTENLFGDILSDEASMVCGSIGLLPSASMGGKVGIYEPIHGSAPDIAGQGIANPIATILSAAMMLRYAFGESEAANAIENAVKTALAKGYRTKDIAAFNAVEICSTSEIGDVIAGFIKK from the coding sequence ATGAAAAACTATAAAATTTGCGTTATAAAAGGCGATGGCATCGGCCCTGAGATCATCGACGAGGCGATAAAAGTTTTAGACGTCGTAAGTGCTGAGTTTGGTATCAAATTTGAGTATGACTACAAGCTTATGGGCGGCGCAGCTTACGATGTTTTTGGTGAGCCGCTGCCAGATGAGACGCTAAGCTCTGCGCTTAGTAGCGACGCTGTGCTCTTTGGTGCGATAGGTGGCGAGAAATGGGACAGCCTGCCAAGACATCTAAGGCCAGAGAGCGGGCTTTTAAAGATCAGAAAAGAGCTAGAAGCTTATGCAAATTTACGCCCAGCCATCATCTTTGACGAGCTAGTAGATGCTAGCACGCTAAAGCCAGAGGTTTTAAAGGGCGTTGATTTTGTCGTGGTTCGCGAGCTAACTGGCGGGCTTTATTTTGGGCAGCCACGTGAAAAAGGCGAAGATAGAGCGTTTAATACGATGGTTTATTCTAAATTTGAGATCGAGCGCATCGCAAAGATCGCCTTTGAGACGGCTATGCTTCGCAAGAAAAAGGTCTGCATGGTCGATAAGGCAAATGTCCTTGAGACAAGCCAGCTTTGGCGCGAGGTGACCAGCGAGGTGGCAAAGGGCTATCCTGAAGTAGAGCTTAGCTTTATGTACGTCGATAACGCAGCGATGCAGCTAGTAAGAGCGCCAGCAAATTTTGACGTCATACTTACTGAAAATTTATTTGGTGACATTTTAAGTGACGAAGCGAGCATGGTTTGTGGCTCGATAGGCTTACTACCAAGCGCTAGCATGGGCGGCAAAGTGGGAATTTATGAGCCTATCCACGGCTCAGCTCCAGACATCGCAGGGCAGGGCATAGCAAATCCGATCGCGACCATTTTAAGTGCAGCGATGATGCTAAGATACGCTTTTGGCGAGAGCGAAGCTGCAAATGCGATAGAAAATGCCGTAAAAACAGCTCTTGCAAAGGGATATAGAACAAAAGATATCGCCGCTTTTAACGCAGTTGAAATTTGCTCAACAAGCGAGATAGGCGACGTGATAGCAGGATTTATCAAAAAATGA